Proteins encoded by one window of Antechinus flavipes isolate AdamAnt ecotype Samford, QLD, Australia chromosome 4, AdamAnt_v2, whole genome shotgun sequence:
- the KCNJ13 gene encoding inward rectifier potassium channel 13, with translation MAPLLTQKRKRMVTKDGHSTMKISRSSRICHTRLANLWGILIDLKWRWMLVVYPASFVIQWLVFAVFWYILAEVNGDLWIDHDNPPQNHTVCVRYVTSFKTAFSFSLETQLTIGYGTMYPSGECLASITLLAAQMLSGLMLESFITGAFVAKIARPKNGIYSIRFTDLAVVAHIGGIPNLIFQVANVQPRPLTNVHVSAILYEERENDQLYQTSVDFHLDSINSTECPLFIFPLTYYHSITPSSPLAAFLQHEDPGHFELVVFISAIQEVTGEPYHRRTSYLPSEIMLNHYFASIITRDSNGEYIIKMENFDKTIPEFPTAADPKSPKRTDIGIHINGQHIDNFQISETGVAE, from the exons ATGGCTCCACTCCTGACTCAGAAACGTAAGAGGATGGTTACCAAAGATGGCCACAGCACCATGAAGATAAGCAGGTCCTCGAGAATTTGTCACACCCGTCTAGCCAATCTGTGGGGAATCCTAATAGACCTAAAATGGCGGTGGATGTTGGTGGTCTATCCCGCATCTTTTGTGATTCAATGGCTCGTCTTCGCGGTCTTCTGGTACATTTTAGCTGAAGTGAATGGCGATCTTTGGATAGACCATGACAACCCTCCCCAAAACCATACTGTCTGTGTAAGATATGTCACCAGCTTCAAAACTGCATTCTCTTTCTCACTGGAGACACAGCTCACGATTGGCTATGGTACCATGTACCCCAGTGGCGAGTGTCTAGCTTCCATTACCTTACTAGCTGCCCAAATGCTCTCGGGACTCATGCTGGAGTCCTTTATCACAG GTGCCTTTGTGGCAAAGATCGCCCGCCCAAAGAATGGAATTTACTCCATCCGATTTACTGACTTGGCAGTAGTAGCCCACATAGGTGGTATACCAAATCTGATCTTCCAAGTGGCCAACGTTCAACCTAGACCACTCACCAACGTCCATGTCTCTGCCATTCTCTACGAGGAACGAGAAAATGATCAACTCTACCAGACCAGTGTGGACTTCCACCTTGACAGTATCAATTCCACAGAATGCCCATTGTTTATCTTTCCACTGACCTACTATCACTCCATTACACCGTCGAGTCCTCTAGCTGCTTTCCTTCAGCATGAAGATCCTGGCCATTTTGAATTAGTTGTTTTCATCTCAGCTATTCAAGAGGTCACAGGAGAACCATACCATAGGAGGACATCCTACCTACCATCAGAGATTATGCTGAATCATTATTTTGCCTCTATAATTACTCGAGATTCTAATGGTGAATATATTATCAAAATGGAGAATTTTGACAAAACTATCCCTGAATTTCCAACAGCTGCAGATCCTAAGAGCCCCAAAAGGACTGACATAGGAATCCATATTAATGGACAACACATTGATAATTTTCAGATCTCTGAGACTGGGGTAGCTGAATAG